Sequence from the Sciurus carolinensis chromosome 1, mSciCar1.2, whole genome shotgun sequence genome:
TTCAGCCGTGATCAGCTTTCACAGAACGTCCATGCCCTGGTCTCCTTCCGGCGCCTGCCGGCAGAGGGGCCAGTGGGTGGCGGTGGGGTATGCAGCCCCCAGCCCAGGAGTGGAGGGAGCGGGGCAGGGATCTGGACAAGGGCTGCGGGTGGTGTTGGGTGAGGGGTGGTCTGCCTGACCAGCATGGCTGGGCCTGAGTCTGTCTGCCCATGGGCCCGTCTTGGTGCCCTAGAAGGAGCTGCCAGAGTCAGAAGGCCGTGGGGGTGCCCGCCATGCCCGCCTGGGGAATCCCTACTGCTCGCCCACGCTGGTGCGCAAGAAGGCCATTCGCAGCAAGGTGATCCGCTCCGGGGCCTACCGAGCCTGCACCTACGAGACGCAGCTGCAGCTGTCGGCTCGGGAGGCCTGTGAGTTGTGGGATGCCCCGGCCCTGTGCACCAGGGCTGGCAGAGGAGTGCCTGCATGCTCCTGGGGGGCTGTGGCTGCAACCCGTGGAGGCCTGGGGTGTGAGTGTGTGCGCATGGGCAGCTGGGCTTGTGTGGGTGGTTTGAACTTTAGCTGGGAGTGGGTGTGAGTGGGGCTGCTGTGTGTCACGAGTCTGCAGGGGCTGGATGTGCATCTGTTGGAGTGGGAGGGTGCCTGGGGTGGGGACAAAGGGAAGAGGGCCTGTAGTGGTGGGGCAGGCTGAACATGGCAAGTCTGGTCACTCTCCTTTTGACCCCTGGGTGGTCTCCATAGTTCCTGCTGCATGGGAGGCATGGCCCCGCAGTCCTGGTGGTCCCTCGTGCCTGGTGGAGAGTGAGGGCAGCCTGACAGAGAACATCTGGGCCTTTGCTGGCATCTCCAGGTAGGAGGGAACTGGCCTGGCCTAATGCCCAGCTCCTGGGGTTGGGCAGAGAACTAGTAGGGGGCTTCTGCAGGACCACGACATGAGTGCACCCTGTGTGTAGGCAGAGTGACCTGGCCTTGGCGACCTCAGGCCCATCATAGGCCAGCTTCTTCCTagaagtcaacttttttttttttttttgtaccagggaatgaactcaggggcacatccccagccctgttttgcattgtatttagaaacagggtctcactgaattgcttagcgccttgctgttgctgaggctggctttgaactcacatccccctgcctgagcctcctgagctgctgggattgcaggcatgtccACTAGAAGTTAGCTCTTTAAACCTGTCTCCTGATGGGGTCTCAGAGGACCCCTGGGGAATCTTTTGAGCGCCTGAGAGCTCATTCTCATTGAATAGCAACTCTGGCCAGGTActgttgtgggtttttttgttctgttttgctgggggatggtgctggagattgagctCAGAGATGCcttaccactgagtgacatccacggtccccacctctcttttttgGGGACAGGgtttcacttagttgctgagactggcctcaatcttgtgatccttctgccttagcctccaagtagctggatcacaggcctgcaccaAGCAGCCCAGCTGGGCACTGTGTGTTTGAGGCATTTATTTACTCCTCAGGCTGCCTCTGTGCTGTCAGAGTTATGTCCTCACCCAGAgcagcagcctggggctgagtCCAGAGCAGGGCGTCTAACCTCAGCCTCTCGCTTCTGCACCCCAGGCCCTGTGCTCTGGCCCTGCTGCGAAGAGATGTGCTCGGGGCCTTCCTGTTGTGGCCTGAGTCAGGTACCAGTGGCCAGTGGTGCCTGTCTGTGAGGACACAGTGCGGGGTGGTGCCCCATCAGGTCTTCCGGAACCACCTGGGCCGCTACTGCCTAGAGGTAGGAAGGAGGGCCCTGGCACTGTCCCATTTTTGACTCTGCTTCTTGCTGTGATGCCCCACCTTGTCCTAATTGGTGACCTCCTGAGTCTGCCTCAACTTACCCTGCTGACTCTCTGGCCCTGCCCCTAATCCCACTTTCTATCCTActtcctctgccctgctcttTCCTCATAGGCCCTGCTGGCGCTGCCTCTAAGGCTCTAGGACAAGGGACATGTCAGGTCACTGAAGGTCCCACTCTCCATTGGGTGTTTTGGAGGGTCTTCTAGTAGAGTGGGACCTGGGTGAGGCCTCACATGTCTGTAGGGATCCTGGCTTTTAAAAGTCTCGCTTTCCCACAGCATAGCCCATCTTTAGCAGAGGAAGGAACTGACTCAGAGAGGGCGGGGCCTTGCCTGCACTCACGCGGGTTTCTGGGATGGGGAGCGAGGCTTTTCACACGTGTGCCTTTACTTGCAAGCTGCATGCCTCAGTCCTGCCCAGGTGGGAAGAGAGGAAGTGGGGTCTGGCCCTGCCATGGCCCTATAACTACAAGCCCTCGTTTCCTGCTCTCTAAAGTGGGCAGGGTCCTTGGAGGGGCGGGGTGCCTGGCGTGAGCATGGGGAAGGGGACTGGCACTGAGGACCCTTCCTCCGCAGCACCTGCCTGCAGAGTTCCCCAGCCTGGAGGCCCTGGTGGAGAGCTACGCTGGGACTGAGCGCAGCCTCTTCTGTCCCCTCGATGTGGGCCGCCTGAACCCCACCTACGAGGAGCAGGACAGTGGGCCTGAGGGCAGGCCCCCACGGACTCTCCGGCCCCTGGGCCATGCCAAGTCTGAGGCTGAACTTCAGGGCCTGGGCTAGGCCCTGCTCCAGGCCCCGCTTACCCGGCCCCTAGGCCTTCATAGCTGCTGTgctctccctgctccccactgGCCACCATTCCATCTTGTCTCTGCACCTGGACCAGTTTTCCATTCCTCACTGCTTGTGGGAGGGGAGCTCTGAGATTGGAGATTTTCAGTGGCTTCTCATAGGCCATGTGGTCCTATGAGGTTCCAGGCGGGTGCCAGGCCCTCCATCGCTTCTGGGTGGCTTTGGGGCTCGCCTCCAGGCTTCCACTCTGCTCCTGGCACGGAGCTTTCTGAGGGTTAGGGGGCTTGCTCAGCAGTGGAGGTGCAGCCCTTTCCTAAGGGGCCAAGTCTCTGGAGAGCCCCTGACAGGAGCCAGACACTGAGGGCATGTGAGCATGCCGGCCCCAGCTCAGCTCTGCCGGCCGGCAGCCAGCTGCCTGCCCCACTCACTCTGCAGACACCAGTCAGTTTGGCGACTGCCTTGGGAAGCCACTGATGTTGGCGTTTCCTTTAATGTAGTGCTGACCACGGCTGTCAGGGGCTACCCTTCTCACCACGCCAGCCCCTCTGGGGATGGGCAGAACAGAATTATCCACAGGCAGAAGTGAGGCCAGAGGAGGCCTGGCCTCAGCTGGCAGTGGGAGATACAGAAACCATCCTGGTGGAAGGCAGCGGCCCTGCTGGTGACCAGCGAATCCAGGGATCCCCTTCCTAAGTAAGCTCGCAGACAACTATGAATCTGCCCAATGAAGTGATAGGGCAAGTTCCTTCTGGATGAACTTCTGTCCTGAGGCAGAAGCCCAGTCATGAGTTGGGGGACCACCTTCTTCCCCATCCGGGGGTGGCATGTACCTGTTGGGTGCCGTGGGTCACAGACTTCTGACTCCCTGAAGAAGAGGGCAGTGCCAGCCGGCTAGAAAGGAGGAggcagccctgggagggaggagggggcctcCTGGAGGATCAGGCCTGTGGCGTCCTCATCCAGCCCCCGACCAGGACACAATCTTGTCGCTCTTTCAAGTCAAGTGACGTGTCCCATTTCAAGGGATAGAAGGAACTGTCCTCAGGGATTCTTCCCTGGAAATGTCTCTGACTTTATCCAAATGTAGGTGGGAAGTTGGGACAGCCATTCCCCCTGGAACTCACCCGCTGCCTGGGCAGAGCACTGGCCGGCAGTGGGAGACCCCAGCTCGTTCCCCGTCAGGGAGAAGAGTTCAGTGACATCTTCTGCCTTGGACAACAGCGTGGAAGATGTGCACTTAAGTAAACCAGGGATTGGCCCAGACTTGGGCTGTGGCTCATCTCTGGGAGGGCTGGGTCTTGTGTGAATTACCTCTGGGGACAAGAGATCGGGGGATGTTCAGCACACTGAAGGGACAAGCCTTCCCCCAAGCTCTTTAACATCCATCCAAACAGCATTTATTGGTGACATGATACCAACAGGGCAACGTTTTTGGCCCACGTGTGCAGGTTCCCCACATCTTGATTATAGACCACAATTTTGTCTTTGTTCCAACCAGCGCCACCTGGGGAGTCCAGCTTTCCTTACCGTGTGgactttgaaacaaataaaaataatttcttcggATGGTCTGGTACTTTTCTTTGGAGGCATGGTCTTCATCTACTTCACCTGTATCGTTTTTGCCAGACATACACTCAGCTGATGCCTAGTGGTGAGCCAGGCAGAGCTTTTGTTCTCAAGGGCTCAGAGTGTCCAGAAGGAACATATGTAGGGAGATTTAACCAAATTACGGCCCTCTTCTGCCTTAAACCACCTTAAGGAAAAAGATTCAGCACCTTGTGCTCCGGCAACTTGTCACAGGACATTTGCACAGCCCAGATAGGTCTCATTgaccccctccctctgcctcactcAGCTCCTCAGCTGTCATAGTTCAGCCCCAGTCAGTCTTGGGATACCTGACTGGACTTCCTAGACCAAAGTTCCCTTTTTACTTgttccccctgcccccttccccctGTGCTGGGGCTtttggcatgctaggcaagtgctctactgttCAGGGACATCCTCAGCCAGAGGATCCCTTGTTAGTTGCCGCACAGAACTGGTTCTGTAGTTTGTAGTTCCTTTCATTGATGGGATTTTGTGGGGGTTTTGTTTTCAATGTCAGTCTCCCCTGCCAGACTGTGGCCTGCACGAAGGCTGTCTCCCCAGCATGTGACAGCTGAACCTCTGGCTGGGGGAAGTTGTGCTGAGCCAGGACTGCTAGGGCCAGGTTGCATTTGCAGCCAGAAGATTTGACTCAagtttctgtgtttgttttaaaatcttgagATTACGAAAGAACAGGTGGCATCAGAGAAAGCCGCACAGAAGGCTGCGGGCTCTGGACGGCCTTCCCCCGAGTCCACACAAGGGGAGGATTAAGGACTCCTCGATCGCCGAAGCCTGCGTGAGGCCTTGCCCTCGCGGGCTCTCCGCCCCGAGGTGCGGTCCAGCGCGGGCTTCCCGCTCGAGCTGGACCCTCTCCGCGCTGGGCCCGTGAGGACGGGAGCAGGGGGCCGACAGTGGCGCTGCCGCAGGCAGCCTCGCGGCCGGCCTGCAGCCCGGCGCTCCGGCGGGGAGAGGCGCCGGGGTTTGCGGAGCCGCCCTGTGACGCCACGGGCGTTGCCCGGCAACGGCGAACGCCGCGAAGGCGCGCGCGCGAGCAGGCGGCTGGGGCGGCTCCGGGCCCGGGTCCTGCGGCAGAGCCCGCAGCGCGGAACTCGCACGTCCCCCGCCCGGGCCCGGCCTCAGGGACGGGCGAGCCCGGGCGCGGGAGGAGGCGGCGGCCCCGGCTCGGGTCCTGCCACTCCCCCGcggcccctctcctcctcctcgcGGGGCGCGCCGCCGGGCCCCGCCCCCCgccgcggccccgcccccgccgccggGCCCCGCCCCCCGCtgccggccccgcccccggccgcgCGGCCTCCTGCCGGGACCCCGGCGGCCCCGGCCGCGGCGCCATGGCCTCCGAGTCGGTGAAGGTGGTGGTGCGCTGCCGCCCCATGAACCAGCGCGAGCGGGAGCTGAACTGCCAGCCCGTGGTGACGGTGGACTGCGCGCGCGGCCAGTGCTTCATCCAGAACCCGGGCGCCGCCGACGAGCCCCCCAAGCAGTTCACCTTCGACGGCGCCTACCACATGGACCACGTCACCGAGCAGATCTACAACGAGATCGCCTACCCGCTGGTGGAGGTGAGGGCGTCCTGCAGGCCGCCTTCCAGACCGGCGGTCCGGTCGGGGCCACCCGGGGGCCTGAAGGGTCCGCGGGCCCTGCCCCAGGCCGGGCGAGAAGGCCTTTGGGAGGGGGAGCAGGTGGACTCAACAGGTTGGTCTGCAGGCTTTCCTCCAGGCCGGCGACAGCTGGAACCTGCTTACCTACAGTGGCCGTCCAGGTCTGCTCTGAACCCAACGCCAAAGCTGGCCTGGACCCTGTCCTTTCCAGTGCCTTTCCTGAAGAACTCCAACCCCCAGGACCCGCTTGTCCTCCATCATCATCCCAGACATCCACCCCAACCATGGCCTGCACTTGGTCCCCTTTGAACCTTCCTCCGTGGCACCCTGATCCTCCCCCTGGGCCAGCACCTCTTAGTGTGGAAGGGTCTCTGGGCCCTGCTTCTGCTGAAGGCTGCAGGCTGGGCTTGTCCTGGCGGAAACCCTGTACCTGTACTCCAGTGGGTGTCCTCTGCCTCAGCATTTCAGGACAAAGCCAGTTCCTGGCTTTACAGGGCTTTTACCCTCGATGGTGGTGCGTTTGTGCTCCATAACAGGGAAGCACTCACATTCACacttggggagactgaggcccagagggaggAAACTTGCCCAAACTTCCACACGAGTTTCTGGCAGAGATGGGGCAGGATGACGGACACCTCCTGTCTCCTGGCCAAGGGTTCTTTTCTTTCCATCGGCATCTCCACACCACTCAGTGAATTGTTAATCCAGTGACTTGTCATGGGCTGTTCCATAAAAAAGGAACAGTTGGGGTGATGCTGTATGTGCCCTCTGTGACTTATAGCTGTGTGGGCATGGTGGGCTAGCTGAGGCCCCAGGAAGTCCAGCTGTGGAGAAACTTCAGCTTACTTAACCCAGTGTTTCCAAAACAGATTTGGCATGGACACTTTCTGTTTTGACTGGCACGCCAGCTAACATCCTAAGAGCACCTGCTTTGGCTGCTCCCATCTCTTTTGCCAGGAACCAGTTAAAAACCTGTAGAGGATTGATGTGTCCTGAAGCCCAGAGCTCCTGGGTGGCCAGGACACAGGAGCAGAGACAACACCCAGAGTATGAGGGGCACTTCTCACAGGGGATGCTCCTGGACTCTAGGGATAGCCTGGTTATCCATTTGCTGGCCTACCTTCCTAGGCTCAAAGGGCCATGAGGGGTCATCTGATCCAACTCTCCTCTTACTGAATCCATGAATGTTCACCAAGTGGATACCAGCCCTCGCCTGCAGTGAGTGCAGTCATTTCCCAAAGCTCCCTGTTTCACCTGGGTTTTAGGGTCCCGAAAAACTCTTCTTCATACTGAGTCAAAGCCCTCCCTGAAGCTTTCAGGGATCCTGTCCTGGCTGTGTCCCAGGGATCCCCAAACACCTCTGCTCTGTCTGCCCAGGGGTGGCCCCTTGGAGATTTGAAGATCATGTTCCCTCTTGGTGGTGCCTCCTCCAGGGTTTTCAGCCTTGCTCTTGGGCTGGACTCCTGGTCCCTGCTCATGCTGGAATCATGCTCTGAGCAAGCCTCTCTGTCAGGTCCCCAGGAAGTCCCAGCTTGGAGAGGAAAACACTAAGGACAGGGCGATGGGCTTGTCAGAGCCCTTCTCCAGCTCTTTCTTCTCCTGAGTTCTGCAGTGCCGCCATGCTTCTGGACATGCCACAGAGCCTCAGActctgttcatttgttcattcattcattcattcacttatttatttagcTAACTAAGCAACTAAATCACATCTCCATACTAGGCCCTATTCTAGGCATGGGGAGTGCATGTATTGGAGTATAGACTCTACCCtcagcaagttcaaggtcaggggGAAGAGCCCCTAAGCTATTAGTTCAAGGTGATGAACTAGAGGGAACTGTGTCCACATGAGGACATTTGAGGGGATGGTGgggagagtgggggaggggaggtctCAGCTGAGATCTGAGAATGAGAAGAGTCAGCCAGGCAGGGAAGTGGAAGAAAGGGCCCTATGGGTGGAGACCAGCTTGTAGCATTTGATCTTCACAGGAAGAGCTGGTGTTATTCCTGATGAAGAAACAGGCCTGGAGAGTCATGGAACAA
This genomic interval carries:
- the Sh2d5 gene encoding SH2 domain-containing protein 5 isoform X1, with the protein product MQRAGAGGRRASDCGPAPYRPRCITKFAQYVGSFPVDDLDTQDSVWLVQQWLWALKDCPRRRAVILKFSLQGLKVYSGEGEVGAQVLLMAHALRRILYSTWCPANCQFSFIARNPRSPPSKLFCHLFVGSQPGEVQILHLLLCRSFQLAYLLQHPEERAQPEPCPGPAGDLSPKPLSSPGGPPALVREPFSRDQLSQNVHALVSFRRLPAEGPVGGGGKELPESEGRGGARHARLGNPYCSPTLVRKKAIRSKVIRSGAYRACTYETQLQLSAREAFPAAWEAWPRSPGGPSCLVESEGSLTENIWAFAGISRPCALALLRRDVLGAFLLWPESGTSGQWCLSVRTQCGVVPHQVFRNHLGRYCLEHLPAEFPSLEALVESYAGTERSLFCPLDVGRLNPTYEEQDSGPEGRPPRTLRPLGHAKSEAELQGLG
- the Sh2d5 gene encoding SH2 domain-containing protein 5 isoform X2, whose translation is MQRAGAGGRRASDCGPAPYRPRCITKFAQYVGSFPVDDLDTQDSVWLVQQWLWALKDCPRRRAVILKFSLQGLKVYSGEGEVLLMAHALRRILYSTWCPANCQFSFIARNPRSPPSKLFCHLFVGSQPGEVQILHLLLCRSFQLAYLLQHPEERAQPEPCPGPAGDLSPKPLSSPGGPPALVREPFSRDQLSQNVHALVSFRRLPAEGPVGGGGKELPESEGRGGARHARLGNPYCSPTLVRKKAIRSKVIRSGAYRACTYETQLQLSAREAFPAAWEAWPRSPGGPSCLVESEGSLTENIWAFAGISRPCALALLRRDVLGAFLLWPESGTSGQWCLSVRTQCGVVPHQVFRNHLGRYCLEHLPAEFPSLEALVESYAGTERSLFCPLDVGRLNPTYEEQDSGPEGRPPRTLRPLGHAKSEAELQGLG
- the Sh2d5 gene encoding SH2 domain-containing protein 5 isoform X4, whose protein sequence is MAHALRRILYSTWCPANCQFSFIARNPRSPPSKLFCHLFVGSQPGEVQILHLLLCRSFQLAYLLQHPEERAQPEPCPGPAGDLSPKPLSSPGGPPALVREPFSRDQLSQNVHALVSFRRLPAEGPVGGGGKELPESEGRGGARHARLGNPYCSPTLVRKKAIRSKVIRSGAYRACTYETQLQLSAREAFPAAWEAWPRSPGGPSCLVESEGSLTENIWAFAGISRPCALALLRRDVLGAFLLWPESGTSGQWCLSVRTQCGVVPHQVFRNHLGRYCLEHLPAEFPSLEALVESYAGTERSLFCPLDVGRLNPTYEEQDSGPEGRPPRTLRPLGHAKSEAELQGLG
- the Sh2d5 gene encoding SH2 domain-containing protein 5 isoform X3 gives rise to the protein MQRAGAGGRRASDCGPAPYRPRCITKFAQYVGSFPVDDLDTQDSVWLVQQWLWALKDCPRRRAVILKFSLQGLKVYSGEGEVGAQVLLMAHALRRILYSTWCPANCQFSFIARNPRSPPSKLFCHLFVGSQPGEKELPESEGRGGARHARLGNPYCSPTLVRKKAIRSKVIRSGAYRACTYETQLQLSAREAFPAAWEAWPRSPGGPSCLVESEGSLTENIWAFAGISRPCALALLRRDVLGAFLLWPESGTSGQWCLSVRTQCGVVPHQVFRNHLGRYCLEHLPAEFPSLEALVESYAGTERSLFCPLDVGRLNPTYEEQDSGPEGRPPRTLRPLGHAKSEAELQGLG